GGCGTTTGGGTCGGCTTCCGGCTTCGCCGTCGGCGCCATCGGCGACCTGCTGGGCTACATGATCAACCCGATGGGGCCGTACATTCCGGTCTTCACTCTGACCGCCGGCATTCGCGGAATGCTCCCGGCCTTGGTTTGGGACCTGACGGGAAGAAAGCTCTCGTTCGCCGGCACGCTACTGCCGATGGCCGTTTCCGGGCTCGTATCGGCCACGGCCGTGCCCCTGTGCATTTGGGCCTTTTTCCACGTGTCGCCGGCTGTCACCATGCCCCCGGCGTTCATCGCCCAGTGCTTCACCATTCCGCTGTACGCCTTTCTGTTCGTCCGGCTCTACAACTGTTTCCTGCGCCGGTCCCCGAACCTGCTGAAATAGCCTATAAACGCCATATCGGGCCGTCTGTCGCTTTTTAAAGCGACGGACGGCCTTTTTTGATGGAAATCAATCGGCGTCGTGGCTCGTATATGGCGGCCTCGAGTTGTCCCTTTCAGTTTCAGAAAGCCTAAGGGCGTGTCTTTCACAGGGAACACTTGTGCTTGTGGCCCCGCCAAAGACGCAAGACGGGAAGGGCGCGTTGCTCTTGAGTTTTGGGGAAATCTAATGACGGGGCCTTACACAAAGGGCTCGCGCTCGTGCCCGTGCCCCTAGAGACGAAAGCCCCGAGGATTGTCTTGCCCTTTGGGCTTGGGGAAGTCTGATGACGCCGTCTTTCACAGAGGGCCATGCTCGCGCCCGTGTCCCTAGAGACGAAAGCCCCAAGGCTCGCCTTGTCCTTTAAGCCTCAGAAAGTCTGGGGGACTGCCGTGCAGGGCGGCGCTTTGGCCTGCGCGGCTCGGGAACGGAAGTCTTGTGGCTTGTCTTGTCCTTTGAGCTTCGGAAGGTCTGGGGGGTGTCTTTCGTACAGGACACCCGTGCTTGTGCTCCTGCCAGAGGCGCAAGACGGGAAGGGCGCGTTGCTCTTGAGTTTTTGGGGAAATCTAATGACGCGGCCTTTCGCAGAGGCCCGCGCTCGGAGCGTGCCCCTAGAGACGTAAGCCCCGAGGCTTGTCTTGCCCTTTGGGCTTGGGGAAGTTTGAGGCATATTTTGCATGGCGGGCGTCCAAGTCGATCGGCCCACAAAAACTTTGAAAGAAAAAGTTCCAGTTTACTTTGTTAGAGTATTGACGAAACGGCACGGCGTTGTACAATCAAGTGGTATACCAGAGGAGGCGCTGGCATGCCAGATAAACCGGACAAACTCGCGGTGGTCGCGTACGACCGAATTAAACGGGGGATTCTTTCGCTGGAGTACCAGCCGGGGACCGTTCTGCAGGAACGGGCGCTGGCTGGTGAACTGAACATGAGCCGAACGCCTGTGCGGGAGGCCGTTCAGCGGCTAGCTCAGCAGGGGTGGCTGAAAATCAGCGCCCGGAAGTGCCTGAACGTCCGAGAGGTGAACTTTGATGAGATGCGCCAGACGTTTCAGGCTCGGTCGCTGCTGGAACTGGCGGTTCTCGAGATGCTCTTTACCTGCGGCCGTACCGCCGAAGCGGCCGAGCAGATGAAACGGTTGGACGGGAAGATGAGCCAACTGGAGGGACAGCTTTTTCAGTTCATCGTCACAGACCAGATGTTTCACGCCGTGCCGTTCCACGTGGTGGG
This is a stretch of genomic DNA from Jonquetella anthropi DSM 22815. It encodes these proteins:
- a CDS encoding folate family ECF transporter S component → MNSRLSPRRLAALALLVSLNIVLSRILSLRIPMGSIEGVRIGFGPLAPIFAGMAFGSASGFAVGAIGDLLGYMINPMGPYIPVFTLTAGIRGMLPALVWDLTGRKLSFAGTLLPMAVSGLVSATAVPLCIWAFFHVSPAVTMPPAFIAQCFTIPLYAFLFVRLYNCFLRRSPNLLK
- a CDS encoding GntR family transcriptional regulator, which translates into the protein MPDKPDKLAVVAYDRIKRGILSLEYQPGTVLQERALAGELNMSRTPVREAVQRLAQQGWLKISARKCLNVREVNFDEMRQTFQARSLLELAVLEMLFTCGRTAEAAEQMKRLDGKMSQLEGQLFQFIVTDQMFHAVPFHVVGNKPLLRFWQTVSDEMIWYGMLAMTPFRYSDVLAEHGKVVEALRLGKVRLSRQSLQEHLNITEQMLVTNDVGGEDRGGCHELEV